TTAGCATATATCCAGAATTAATACTACCAATAAAACTAGATTTGATATAGGTCCAGTTCATTATCATTTCGCCCTTTGTAGGGTCCAAACTGTCTGATGTGTGAGTTGCCAACCAATGTATATCACCCCCTGCAGCACCAACCCATGTTCCTGTCAACCCAGCAGGGCAAGCCGTTTTTACCTTTTTTGCCCACGCGGTGGTACTAAATACTGCAATAGAGAGCAATGCAATTATCGCAATAGTGAAAGTTTTTTTCGTATTCATTTTTTGACCCTCCCCCATTAAGTGTTTTGTTATTACTACCTCTTCCACAATTTATTGTTCACACCAAGTTGCAATTGTTATTAAACCTCATTCGTGGACGTGACTAGCCCTGCATTCCTATTTTTTCGAGCGTTTGTGGCCACCCCCTTTTTTTTTCTTTAAATCTTAGGACGTAAATGTGCGGCTTTGGATAGATTTGCGTTGTTTGTAAACTACCTTCCACTAGGACGAACTTCATTGCCACCTGGTTCGACCGGCGAATCCTTTGCCTCGCTCGTTATCATTTTAAGCAAATCCTCCATGGACACCTCTCGCAATTCCCTGATAGACCAGACCTTAACCAGATTGATGCCCGGGCTGATGCCAATCAACTGAAGCTTGGGATTCGTTTCCAGCCATGATAAAACAGCTTCAGGATGGGTGGTTTCCAAGTCGAAGAAAAGGATATCCGTTTTGGCGGCATCAGACATTTGCGTTTCTTGCAGCGGAAGGGCCAGTTTCTTCACTTCAAACTGCGAACAGAGTCCCAGGCTGATCCCAAGCGTTCCAAGAATGACCGAATTGCCGTAAAGGAGAATCCGCTTGTTCGTTTTCATAAAATCCTTTCCCTTTTTGGAACAATTGTAGTGGGGAAAAAATCTCTGCGCAATGTCCCCAAGGACAGTTAAAGTACAGTCTATAAAAAAAATGACGGCACTGAGGGACAGTGTGGGAGACTGACCTTAGGGACAGTGCAGGTGGCAAAAAGCGTTATTCGGTGGGTTTGTAGGACGTCAATCCCATGCGCCCGGCAAAGGCCAGAACCTGCGCACGGTTTTCCAGGTGCAGCCGGTGCATGATCTCTCCCATGTGGTATTTGATCGTACGTTCGCTCAAAAACAATCGTGCCCCGACTTCTTTGTAGGAGAGCCCCTCTGAGATGAGCCTCAGCACTTGCATTTGCCGGGCGTTTAATCTGCCCCAGGATGGAGCTTCGTTCTTTTCCGCTGAACTTTTTGAGGAAAGGGGTTCATTGGTGGGATTGCTGACACGCTTGAACTCCTCCAGAAGCTTGACGGCCAGTCCGGGAGAAAAGGGAGGCGTCCCCTGCCGGGCTTCATGGAGGGCCTGCACCAGCGCATCCGTGTCAATGCTCTTGAGCAGGTAGCCGCAGGCGCCTGATTTAATCGCCTCAAACAGGTCGTCGTCCTCGGTGGAAGTGGTCAGTATGACGATCTTTGCCGCGGGGTTTTCCGCCTTGATCAGGCGGGTGGCGGTCAGGCCGTCACAGCGGGGCATGCGGATATCCATCAAAATCACGTCGGGTTCAAGCTCCCGCGCCATTTTGACGGCATCCAGGCCGTCATGGGCAACACCGGCCACTTCGATCGTGTGGGCATCGAGCAGGTTGTGCAGACCTTCCAGCATCAACCGGTTGTCATCAACCAGCAGTACTTTCATAGGGAGTCCTCCGGTTGTTTCCGGATCGGCACATCCAATTTCAGCATGGTGCCGCTTCCAGGGATCGAGTCAATCGTCAGAGAACCGCCGATCTGCTCCATTCTCTCCCGCATGAATCCCAGGCCAAAATGACCGCTCTGTCCCTGTTCAAACTGGCCGGCATCGAATCCCTGTCCATCGTCGCTTATGGTGACGAGTGCCCTGCTTCCGGCCAACGCGATGTCCACTTTCAAACTATGGGCACCGCTGTGCTTGCGGCAGTTGGTCATGGCTTCCTGGATCACGCGGAATACTTGAACTTCTGCTGCGGGAAGGAAGGTCGTGTCTCCCATCCTGTCGGAAATCGAGAGCTCGGTTCGAATGCCGTAGTTGGCCTGGAATCTGTCGATGTATTTTTTGAGAGCAGGAATCAAAGACCAGTTCTGGTCGGGGCCGATCCGCAGGCTCAGGATTGATTCCCGCACTTCGGCATGTGCATCCTTGGATACTTCCGCAATCCGTCCCAGGAGAGACTCGGCTTTTTCCTGGTTGCCGTCACGGAGCCATTTGCGAGCGGTTTGTACCTGCATGCTCACATAGCCAAGGATCTGACCGATCCCGTCATGGAGCTCGCGGGCCAGATGATCGCGCTCTTGCAGTGTGGCGACGACTCTTTGCTGGTCCAGGAGATTGGCTTGCGCTCGCTTCTGCCCGGTCACATCGCGTAACAAGAGCAACTGGCCAATGACCTCTCCCTGTCGCCCTTTCAAATTTGTCAGATTCAGGTGGTAGTGCCGCGCAGATGCATCCTTTCCCACGATTATTTCTGTCGAGCCTCCTTCCTCATTTTCCGGCTGTTTCAAAAACCCCGGATCGACCGGCATGACCTCTGTGAGGGGCTTTCCCCGCAGAGTGCGCTCAGGGGTTCCCAATATCGCTGCGGCCATGGGGTTCACGTCCACGATACGTCCGTCCAGATCGAGCACGAACAACCCTTCGTCCATCTGGTGAAGAACGGCGTTCCGCGCCGCTGCAACCGGATCGATTGCGTGGAACCTCAGAAAGGCCAGAGCATACGCCACCGACGCCACCCCCACCACGAAAAACACCGACTCTCCCGGCCCGATCAGACTAGAAGAATCAAGCTTGTCCAATGTATATGCGAGGCGTCCTATCATTTGGCCCGCGAGCATGATTGCCACCGGCCAACGGTGCCCGGGTGAACGAATGGCCAGCCAGACAAGAACCGCAACATTAAAGAGAACGATAAGAATGCCGTAACTGACAAAAATCCAGAAAACTTCGCCGGGGGACACAGTGACATAGCCGTTCAACCTGAATTCGGTCCAAATGAGGTGGTGGAGATTGTTGGTCACCATCATCAGGACACACAGCAAAGGAAACAAGAATAGAAGAATATAATTGCGACGAGTTAACCATCGTCCAAGGCCCGCATATTGCAGAACAAAACAGATGATCGTAGCTGCAACCGGAAGTTGCCAGACTGCCTGGAACTTTACCCAGAAAACCTTCGACGAAAAATCCACTGCTGAGAGTTCCAGGATTGTCCCAAAAGCCCAAAGGGCACCTAGAAAGCATGCCACGGTAAACGGCCTGGCGGCAGGTATCTCACGGCGGCGCCAACTGTACACGCCGAGATAAACCACCAGGACGAGTGTCGTCACTGCCGGCCAGATATCCGGACGGTAAGAATAGGTGCCAATCATTGTCTGGTCACCTGGATCGCCACTGAATCATTATCTGATTAGAAGTCTCTTTTTCGAGGATGAAATAAATCGAAAATCAGTCGTGTCCGGTCAAGTCCTGCCGGCGATTGATTTCGCCAGGTGTTTGCGGCCCCTTGG
The DNA window shown above is from Desulfatiglans anilini DSM 4660 and carries:
- a CDS encoding response regulator transcription factor yields the protein MKVLLVDDNRLMLEGLHNLLDAHTIEVAGVAHDGLDAVKMARELEPDVILMDIRMPRCDGLTATRLIKAENPAAKIVILTTSTEDDDLFEAIKSGACGYLLKSIDTDALVQALHEARQGTPPFSPGLAVKLLEEFKRVSNPTNEPLSSKSSAEKNEAPSWGRLNARQMQVLRLISEGLSYKEVGARLFLSERTIKYHMGEIMHRLHLENRAQVLAFAGRMGLTSYKPTE
- a CDS encoding sensor histidine kinase produces the protein MIGTYSYRPDIWPAVTTLVLVVYLGVYSWRRREIPAARPFTVACFLGALWAFGTILELSAVDFSSKVFWVKFQAVWQLPVAATIICFVLQYAGLGRWLTRRNYILLFLFPLLCVLMMVTNNLHHLIWTEFRLNGYVTVSPGEVFWIFVSYGILIVLFNVAVLVWLAIRSPGHRWPVAIMLAGQMIGRLAYTLDKLDSSSLIGPGESVFFVVGVASVAYALAFLRFHAIDPVAAARNAVLHQMDEGLFVLDLDGRIVDVNPMAAAILGTPERTLRGKPLTEVMPVDPGFLKQPENEEGGSTEIIVGKDASARHYHLNLTNLKGRQGEVIGQLLLLRDVTGQKRAQANLLDQQRVVATLQERDHLARELHDGIGQILGYVSMQVQTARKWLRDGNQEKAESLLGRIAEVSKDAHAEVRESILSLRIGPDQNWSLIPALKKYIDRFQANYGIRTELSISDRMGDTTFLPAAEVQVFRVIQEAMTNCRKHSGAHSLKVDIALAGSRALVTISDDGQGFDAGQFEQGQSGHFGLGFMRERMEQIGGSLTIDSIPGSGTMLKLDVPIRKQPEDSL